ATCACATTGAGTTTCCAAATAGCCTTTATCCTCTATTATTGTTCCGCATACTTTGCTGTTCATTTTTATATAATCAAGTTTATCGCCTTTATTCGCGCAGTGAAAATAGAAGCAATTCCTGTTTTTATCAAAACCATAACTCAAAGTTACAATATAGGGATTATCATTTACTGACAATGCAAGTGAAATATGATTTCCAATTTTTATTATTTTGTTTATTTCACTTTGATCCAGAATTTCATTACGTAAACGCTTTGGATGATACTGCATTGCATTCTCCATTCAAGTAATTCAATTATTCTTTGAGCACGCGACAGCGCGTCCGCACAACGCCTGCACCGGCAAAATCTAAAAGAGGAGGATCGTGATTCCTCTCATTCAAAGTGCTTGTACTCCGCCCAGGCGCGGTCGATCGGGACATGCCGGTCGCGTACGATAAATATCTTCAGATTATTCTCCTCTGGCATGCAATGCATGCACGTGTGCAGACCGGCCTGCATGACGTCGCCGTAGGACTCGAAGTAATCTTCCCGGTTTCCACCCAGCCGGATAAATGTCGTCACCGGCATTGGGCCGACACCCCAAAACCAGTAAGAGTTGTGGTTGCATATCACACGCGGCAGAAGATATTTGTGCGCGTACAACTCCAGCGCACCTGCCTCGCCGTAATTCGTGACGAAGACAACCGTCGTGGCCCGTTCGGTATCTGGAATAGAGACATAAGCCTTCGATACATTCTGCGCAAGCTCCTCCCACCCGTGCATGTCGGCGAAGAACTGCGGAAGATCCCCGAGTTCCTGGTTTTCCGGCGTGTTCGGCGCTACACCAAGCGCTTTTGAGTAACTCAGGTACAAATTC
The sequence above is a segment of the candidate division WOR-3 bacterium genome. Coding sequences within it:
- a CDS encoding pyridoxamine 5'-phosphate oxidase family protein encodes the protein MENAMQYHPKRLRNEILDQSEINKIIKIGNHISLALSVNDNPYIVTLSYGFDKNRNCFYFHCANKGDKLDYIKMNSKVCGTIIEDKGYLETQCDHDYSSLIVRGNIFIVSDLEEKKHGLQILLNHLEKDPKPIFERNIKNDESYNKVTILRLDIESIIGKKYIG